TAAAAAATAAAATTTAATTCTTAAGTATCTATCTTAAAGACTTTTATAATTTTATTTATAAATATTATGATTAATAATAATTTTTTCTATTTTTTTACTCAATTTTTTGTAACGTAAGGGCATCAAACGCCATGCCCTTACAACCCCGCTTTACGCAAAACTTTCTTAATAAAGAAAAAATAAAACTCGCTTCGTAAAAACTACGCTCAGACAGTTATTTTTTCTTTAACGAAATTTTGCTTATTTAATATTTTCAAAATGTTAAAACCTAAAATTTAAATATAATAATTTTTAATAATTTAATATAGAATGTCGTGATTTTTTTGGAATGAAAACGACTGTCTGAGCGTCAGCGAGTTTCGTTTTTATTTCAAAAAATACATAGACGAGCCAGGGTTGCAAGGGAAATGGCGATTGATTTCCCTTGCTTTATAAAAAGAAAAAATATGAAATTATGAAAAAACATTTATTAATAATAAACAGTTTTTCAAAAGCTAAATAAAATCCCTTATATAGATACTTAATGATTAAATTTAATTAAAGAATATTTTACTAGTTACTAAATAAATATAGTAATAATCTTATTTAAAAATAATTTTACAATTCATTTCATTACTTTGTTTCATCGCTAAAAAACTTCTTATAAATATCCATTTTCAAAAATTCATTTTCTATTTTCCCATCATTCTTTTCCAAATATTCCATTACAAAATCACGTACAAATTTGATTTCTTTCACATTTTTTATAATGTCCGTAAAAAGCATGTCAGACACTCCGCTTTGTCTTGTTCCCAAGATTTCTCCTGAATTACGTAGCTTTAAATCTTCTTCGGCAATTTTGAATCCATCTGTTGTTTCTTCCATAACTTCCAGCCTTTTTACTGAAATTTCATTTGTTGTTTCGGATTCTAAAAAGCAGTAGGACTGGTATTTCCCACGGCCAACTCTTCCTCGAAGTTGATGAAGTGAAGAAAGTCCGAATCTTTGAGCATCACGGATTACCATAATTGATGCATTTGGAACGTTTACTCCAACTTCGATTACTGTTGTGGAAACAAGAATATCAAGTTCGTGATTTTTAAACTGTTCCATGACTTTCTGCTTTTCCTTGTAAGTTTGCCGTCCGTGCATAAGTCCGATTTTTCTATTTGGAAAAATTGAAACGTATTCTTCGTATGTTTCCTGTGCTGATTTTACATTCAGGCTCTCACTTTCCTCAATTAATGGCGACACTATGTACACTTGCCGTCCATCTTTCATTTTCTTTTCCATAAAGTTATACATTTTTTGTCTGTCAATTTCATTTTGTATCCACTTTGTCTTAATCGGACTTCTTCCAGCAGGCAGTTCGTCAATAATCGATACATCCAAATCTCCGTAAATTGTAAGCGCAAGTGAACGTGGAATCGGAGTGGCACTCATAACAATTAAATTGGCAAGATTTCCCTTGTCACGTAAAAGTTTCCGCTGTGTTACTCCAAACCGATGCTGTTCATCAATTACAATCAGCCCAAGATTTTTAAAAATCACATTATCCTCAATTAAGGAATGTGTTCCGATTACAATGTCAACAAGTCCTTCTTTTATCTCGTTCAGTAATTTTTCCTTTTTCTTTCCCTTCACACTTCCAGTCAAAAGTTCCACTCTTATGTCAAGATTCATAAATTCATCTACAATTCCTAGATAATGCTGTGTTGCAAGAATTTCTGTAGGTGCCATAATTACACCTTGATAATTGTTTTCAACCATATAAAGAAGCATTATAAATGAAACAATCGTCTTTCCAGAACCAACATCCCCCTGAATCAGCCTATTTACAATCTTTCCAGCCTTTAACTCAGAATATATCTCCTTTATTACACGCTTCTGTGCTTTTGTCAAATCATAATCCAGACCCTTTATAAATTTGCTCACAAGACTTTTGTTGTCCTCAAGTTTGTAAAGATTCTTATTTGCCTTGTCAACACTAAAACGATTTTGTAAAATTCCCATTTCCAGAAGCAAAATTTCCTCCAGCATAAATCTTTTCCGTGCTTTGCTTTGCTTTTCCTCATTTTCTGGAAAATGAATATTTAAGACCGCCTCTTTTCTTCCAAGCAGTTTCTCCTTTTGTAAAAACTCCTTTGGTAGATTTTCCTGCAACAAATATCCGTAATCCATCAAGGCATTTTCCATAACTTTTCTGATTGCCTGCTGTCTAAGTGACTCTGTAGATGGATAAATAGGTAATATCTGCTTTTGTTCCTGCATATCAAAACTATCTTGATTGATTTTTTTGTATTCAGGATTTACAAGCTGAAATTTTACAGTCTTTCTTACTTTCCCGTAAACTGTAATCTCATCGCCAATGTGAATACCATTTTTCACAAACCTGTTATTAAACCACACAAGCTCAATCATTCCGCTATCATCACTTAAAACCGCCCTAAACATAGTCCTTCCAGCCTTTATATACTGATTAACCACATTCACAACCGTCCCCTGTAAAATCACAAATTCATCCGCCAAAATTTCCGCAATTTTCTTATGATTACTTCTATTTTCATAAGCTCTTGGAAAGAAATAAAGCAAGTCATAAAGTGTAAAAACTCCTAATTTCCTAAATTTTGGAATGTTTGTTTTTGTAACTCCTTTTATTTTTACATTTTCTAAATTTTCATAAAGCAAGTTATATGTTTTCATATCTATTTCCGCCTTATTTTAATATCTCCAAACAAAAAACAATTAATAAATAAAATAATTTTTATATTTGAATTTTAATAATATTTTTCAATATTTATATTTTTTATTATTATTTCTTCCATATCATTACTAATAATGATACCACAATTTATCGAAATTTTCCATATTTTGAAAAATAAAAACTGCCCTAAGTTTTAAGACAGTTTAACTAATTTTTTCATTTATAAGCATCTTTTTTTACCATAGATTGTATAATATATTGCGACAAACTAAAAAAATTTATTAATTAATTTGAAAAAATTTTCTCAATAATGTAAAATATAGTAAAAATTCTTAAAAATTAAGAAATGTATTTTTAACTTCAAGAGGAAAAATATACATGTTTATAATAAACAAAAAATTGAAAGGAAATAGACAAGATGAAAAAATTAATGACTATTTTATTATTTTTAGCATTTGGAATTTTTGGAAATGCAGAAAGCATAAGCGATATTATTTATAAAAAACTGAGTACAAAAGGGATTAAACGTGAAATTATTGAAGAAACTATTAAACTTGATGAAGAAATTGGCGATGGACTGCTTTTTGAAACTTCGGATATTGATGGAGCGGAATATTTGGAAAAACTGGAAAAATTGCTTGAAAAGGATAGAAATAATTATATTGTGGCAGGGAAAATCGCTGAAACTTATTTGGCAAGCCTTTACTTGAAAAATATAAGAAATGGAAAAAAATATATGGATATTTTTGAAAAGGCTAATCCAGCAGATTATGAAATTTGGAGCATGAAAGTCAGTTATTATGGTAATATTGAAGATATAGACGAGAAAAGCAAAATTATTAATCAAATAAATAAAAAATATCCAAATTCTTTATTTTTAAAACTTATAAAATTACAGGAAGAAGCCAATGACAATGGCATAAAAAACTTAACTGAAATAGATGAAACTCTAAAACTTTTGAGCAATAAAAGTGAAACTGATAAATTTACAATGTCAGATGAAGAAATCTATTCCTACAAGTTAAGTTTACATTTTTTAAATATTCGAAATTTTGTTGAAAAAAATGAATTTCAAAAAGGAATCGATTATTATTTAAATAATATTGCAACACTTTCTGCAAGTAATGAGGTAAAAAACTATAATTTTGGACAGGAAAAATTTTTGTTTATGATGATAACTACAATAAATAATAATATTGAAAACAAAAGCCAAAAGAAAAGAAATGTAGAAAAGCTCAAAAATACAGATATTTTTAGAAAAATTGATAGAAACAGGGAAATTGAATTATAAAAATTTTAATCAGTATCTTATAAAGTAATAAAGCTTTTAAATTGATAAAATAAACATTTAGGAGCAACTCAAATTTCTTATAGATTATGTTATACTAAATCCCATTTAAATAACAAATTCATTAAAAATTTTTTCAATAAGAAATACAAAATTCAATATTTCTAAATAATCAAATTTCGTTATTTAAATGGATAATTGTGTTAATACAAGAAATTTGAGATTGTTTTCTGCTTAATCCTATTTTTTTACTCTATCTATTTTTAAAATCAAAATCTTAATTATTTTAATTTGTATAATTTTTCATTTTACTAAAGACAACCTATATATTTTAATAATTTTCTACAAATTCCTTCACAGACAAAACCTTTCCATCCATTTCCATTTCCTTAGCCAAATCACTGATATACGGTTGTTTTACCATGCTTTGCTCCAATGTATCAAATTGCCAGAAAATATCACGTTTATCTCCATCAGCGATAACTTTTCCATTTGTCATTACAATAACTCTATCAAAATTTTTTACTACAAATTCCATATCATGAGTTATTGTAATTATAGTTTTCCCTTGTTTTTGAAGTTCGTCAATCAAGTTATGCAAGACTCTCATTCCTCTAAAATCCTGCCCTGCTGTTGGCTCATCCATTACAATAACGTCTGAACCCATTGCAATTACTGCGGCAATTGTAACAAATTTTCTCAAGGAATACGGTAAATTGTACGGATTTTCCTTTTGATATTTTTCAAGTTCCGTTAATTTTATGGCGTTTTCCACCATTGTTTTTGTTTCATCAGGAGAATATTTTAATTTTTTTGCTCCAAAGGCTATTTCATCGTAAACATTGTTATGAAATATCTGATCCATTGGATTTTGAAAGACATATCCGACTTTTCGGCTCATTTTGGCAACGGTATATTTCTTTGTATTCCAGTCATCTACAACAACATCTCCGCTTACTGGCTTTAAAAGTCCATTCAACATTTTTACCATCGTTGTTTTCCCAGCGCCATTTTGCCCAATAATTGCGACTTTTTCCCCTTTTTTAACTTCAAGAGAAACATCATTAAGCACATTTTCAGTTCCGCTTGGATATTTAAAACTCAAATTTTTTACAGTAATAAAACTCATAGTTTTGTCTCCTTTAAAAATTTTATTAAACAATTATCTTCAATAATTATTTTATTGTTCCAGCTCCTCTTTTTTCCTCTTCATGTATTCTGTGACTGTTCTAAAACTAAAAAAAGCCCCAAATATTATAAAAGTTACTGATACTATTAATAAATTTTTATAAAAAAATCGTTGATTAAAAACTTCATTTAACGAATAAAAAAACTCTGCTGTAAATTTTGTTTTCTCGTATGAACTTATAAAATATGCCAGTTCAGTCACATTTCCAAGATAAATTGTTATAATTGCTGGAATATATGCGAGAAAAAGGGCTGACAGTAATTCTTTATTTGAAGGCTCTTTCTTTTCTTTTGGTGCAAATCTGCTTCTACTATTATCTTTTTCTTTTTCAAAATTTTTTTTATCATATCTATTTAATCCATATGTCCAGCCACTACATATCCCTAAAAAAATCAGCGCTTCAAAAAAAGGTATGTATTTATTAACAAATATTTTAAAAAGACAGTATAGGCAATAAACAATTGTCATCACAAAAAATAACAAAATAATTCCTAATAAGCCTGACAAAAATCTTTTCATCAAAATTTCCCTTTCTCACTTTCCAAATTTTCTTATTTTCTAATAAAATTTAGGATATTTTTTATCAAAATTTTCTATCAAGTTTTTTAATAAAATTTCCTGACAAATTACTGTATTTTTAGCTTCAATTTCAAGAATCGTATTCTTTTTCAAATCACTTACTGTAATTGTGCCGATTTCAAATTCAATATTATAATTTTCCCAATCATAAATCTCATTATCAAATGTTACAGACTTATTCGATACTTGTATTTTAGGTGAACTTTCAAAAATCTGAGTCAATTCCTGCAATCCTTCTTCACTTGAAAATAAAAATTTGTTTTTCACAAAACCTTGATTTTGAAATGGAAAAATCTCAACTCCGCCATTTTCAATATTTTCTACTGCTTTTGGAAAATTTTTTTCTAAAAAATATTTCTGAAATACTGAAAATAAATCATAATCATATCCGCTTCCATCTATCTTTTTCCAATTACCGCCATCAGGTTTATACAAAATTTTAGAAAATTTCTTCATTTGAAATAATCTATTATCCTTAAAGAAAAAATATTTTAAATTTTCATAATACACTTTCTCTTTTTTGAAAATAAAATAATCATCATAAAATTCTATGTTAGGAAATTTATTTTTGTAATAAAAAATAAACAATCCATTTAATAAGACAAATAGTATAAATAAAACTATTGAAGTTGAAACAGAAGATACGTTAAAGCCTTTTTCCATTTCTTTTGTCACTGAGAAAAGCAATATTATATCCAAA
This is a stretch of genomic DNA from Leptotrichia hofstadii. It encodes these proteins:
- a CDS encoding energy-coupling factor ABC transporter ATP-binding protein, whose protein sequence is MSFITVKNLSFKYPSGTENVLNDVSLEVKKGEKVAIIGQNGAGKTTMVKMLNGLLKPVSGDVVVDDWNTKKYTVAKMSRKVGYVFQNPMDQIFHNNVYDEIAFGAKKLKYSPDETKTMVENAIKLTELEKYQKENPYNLPYSLRKFVTIAAVIAMGSDVIVMDEPTAGQDFRGMRVLHNLIDELQKQGKTIITITHDMEFVVKNFDRVIVMTNGKVIADGDKRDIFWQFDTLEQSMVKQPYISDLAKEMEMDGKVLSVKEFVENY
- the recG gene encoding ATP-dependent DNA helicase RecG, which produces MKTYNLLYENLENVKIKGVTKTNIPKFRKLGVFTLYDLLYFFPRAYENRSNHKKIAEILADEFVILQGTVVNVVNQYIKAGRTMFRAVLSDDSGMIELVWFNNRFVKNGIHIGDEITVYGKVRKTVKFQLVNPEYKKINQDSFDMQEQKQILPIYPSTESLRQQAIRKVMENALMDYGYLLQENLPKEFLQKEKLLGRKEAVLNIHFPENEEKQSKARKRFMLEEILLLEMGILQNRFSVDKANKNLYKLEDNKSLVSKFIKGLDYDLTKAQKRVIKEIYSELKAGKIVNRLIQGDVGSGKTIVSFIMLLYMVENNYQGVIMAPTEILATQHYLGIVDEFMNLDIRVELLTGSVKGKKKEKLLNEIKEGLVDIVIGTHSLIEDNVIFKNLGLIVIDEQHRFGVTQRKLLRDKGNLANLIVMSATPIPRSLALTIYGDLDVSIIDELPAGRSPIKTKWIQNEIDRQKMYNFMEKKMKDGRQVYIVSPLIEESESLNVKSAQETYEEYVSIFPNRKIGLMHGRQTYKEKQKVMEQFKNHELDILVSTTVIEVGVNVPNASIMVIRDAQRFGLSSLHQLRGRVGRGKYQSYCFLESETTNEISVKRLEVMEETTDGFKIAEEDLKLRNSGEILGTRQSGVSDMLFTDIIKNVKEIKFVRDFVMEYLEKNDGKIENEFLKMDIYKKFFSDETK